The window ATAAAAAGGAAGTTCAGAAAAGGTGAAGGGCTTTATGAATCATGAGAATGGCTATGTACTTTCTCTTTATGTGCATGCCTGTGCGGGTGATTATGGACTACCTTCCCATGGGAATGGTTATGTTCGTGGATTATGTATCCATTGACTGGATAACCCAACTCAACTATTGATCCGCGGATCTTCTCAAAACTCACATTATTTGATTCATATGAGATATCTACATCAGACGGGTCTGCCCCTGTCTGGATTGATATGGAGAGTATTCCTGGAAGTCCCTTAACTGTATTATTTACAGCCTCCATGCAATGTTTGCATGATA is drawn from Nitrospirota bacterium and contains these coding sequences:
- a CDS encoding heavy-metal-associated domain-containing protein translates to SCKHCMEAVNNTVKGLPGILSISIQTGADPSDVDISYESNNVSFEKIRGSIVELGYPVNGYIIHEHNHSHGKVVHNHPHRHAHKEKVHSHSHDS